A window of Tautonia plasticadhaerens contains these coding sequences:
- a CDS encoding ISAzo13 family transposase, with product MIPTLLSLVGPRTGGDPMGEAKFVRRSLAALGTELADHGFAACPTTVARLLRAEGYSPRINVKRFTGPDHPERDRQFRNIEEWIAIFRGLGQPIISVDGKKKELVGNFKNAGAAWLREPEEVNVYDFLSDAECRATPYGIYDVLSGRGHVCVGSSADTPAFAVEAIGSWWARHGSERYRGADELLILADGGGSNGHRPRLWKAALQERIADRYGLHVTVCHYPTGASKWNPVEPRLFGPVSINWAGQPLRRLETMLGWVRGTTVGGFGVTASLDRAEYPRKVKVPEAVMRRLDLERHGVCPEWNDTIGPGRRNSRADGVQRELGSSSWMATSTRVVGRVGASGQSTSARARWPGW from the coding sequence ATCATCCCGACGCTCCTGAGCCTCGTCGGCCCCCGGACCGGCGGCGACCCGATGGGCGAGGCGAAGTTCGTCCGCCGCAGCCTCGCCGCCCTCGGCACGGAGCTGGCCGATCACGGCTTCGCGGCCTGCCCGACGACCGTGGCCCGGCTGCTGCGGGCCGAGGGCTACTCGCCCCGGATCAACGTCAAGCGGTTCACCGGGCCGGACCACCCCGAGCGGGACCGGCAGTTCCGCAACATCGAGGAGTGGATCGCCATCTTCCGGGGGCTGGGACAGCCGATCATCAGCGTCGACGGCAAGAAGAAGGAACTGGTCGGCAACTTCAAGAACGCCGGGGCCGCCTGGCTCCGAGAGCCCGAGGAGGTCAATGTCTATGACTTCCTCAGCGATGCCGAGTGTCGGGCGACCCCCTACGGCATCTACGACGTGCTCTCGGGCCGGGGGCACGTCTGCGTCGGCAGCTCGGCGGATACCCCGGCCTTCGCCGTCGAGGCGATCGGCTCGTGGTGGGCACGCCACGGCTCGGAGCGATACCGGGGGGCCGACGAGCTGCTGATCCTGGCCGACGGCGGCGGCAGCAACGGCCACCGGCCCCGGCTCTGGAAGGCCGCCCTTCAGGAGCGGATCGCCGACCGCTACGGGCTCCACGTGACCGTCTGCCACTACCCGACCGGGGCGTCGAAGTGGAACCCGGTCGAGCCCCGGCTCTTCGGCCCGGTGAGCATCAACTGGGCGGGGCAGCCGCTGCGGAGACTGGAGACGATGCTGGGCTGGGTCCGAGGGACGACCGTCGGGGGCTTCGGGGTGACGGCGAGCCTGGACCGTGCGGAGTACCCGAGGAAGGTGAAGGTGCCCGAGGCCGTGATGAGGCGGCTGGACCTGGAGCGGCATGGAGTCTGCCCGGAGTGGAACGACACGATCGGCCCCGGAAGACGGAACTCCAGGGCGGACGGCGTTCAGCGAGAACTTGGAAGTAGTTCTTGGATGGCCACTTCGACGAGAGTCGTAGGGAGGGTCGGCGCGTCCGGTCAGTCTACGTCGGCTCGGGCCCGCTGGCCGGGCTGGTGA
- a CDS encoding transposase, giving the protein MLRRIVERAEQRKARLAFLDGSGSPLEPVARRTYAPGGKAPIQGAWHRKGRISAIGAVAVSPALRRPNLVFRLLPDDANAHGEDTVSFLARPRGRPRGPMTILRDRGGIHKRSRVVEAYQAKHPGIEAEDFPGYAPDANPDEGVWGDTEYPRLPSYAPEDTRELRLRLWDESSALRQRPNLLLGLAAATGPAGLVHPPRRDPTPVGVLVSLARLGSVVIQAIPYKAITAG; this is encoded by the coding sequence GTGCTGCGCCGGATCGTCGAGCGGGCCGAGCAGCGGAAGGCCCGACTCGCCTTCCTCGACGGGTCGGGGTCCCCGCTCGAGCCGGTGGCCCGCCGCACCTACGCCCCCGGGGGAAAGGCCCCGATCCAGGGGGCGTGGCATCGCAAGGGCCGGATCTCGGCGATCGGCGCCGTGGCCGTCAGCCCGGCGCTCCGGCGGCCCAACCTCGTCTTCCGGTTGCTGCCGGACGACGCCAACGCCCACGGGGAGGACACGGTCTCCTTCCTGGCCCGGCCCCGGGGCCGGCCCCGGGGGCCGATGACGATCCTCCGGGACCGGGGCGGGATCCATAAGCGGTCGAGGGTGGTGGAGGCGTACCAGGCCAAGCATCCGGGGATCGAGGCCGAGGACTTCCCCGGCTACGCCCCGGATGCGAATCCGGACGAAGGGGTGTGGGGCGACACCGAGTACCCGCGATTGCCGAGCTATGCGCCCGAGGACACCCGAGAGCTCCGGCTCCGGCTGTGGGACGAGTCCTCGGCCTTGCGGCAGCGACCGAACCTGCTTCTCGGCCTTGCGGCAGCGACCGGACCTGCCGGCCTCGTTCATCCGCCACGCCGGGATCCCACTCCGGTTGGAGTCCTTGTCTCTTTGGCAAGGCTGGGCTCAGTAGTTATCCAGGCAATCCCGTATAAGGCAATAACGGCCGGGTGA
- a CDS encoding winged helix-turn-helix domain-containing protein produces the protein MRPIGTAGELERRRRRAVELMQQGESPTVIARILGVCRTSLYRRLGMAKDSPEALAARPHPGPTPRPSDERLRELEDLLPRGARAHGWPNDPWSAQRVAEVIRRRFGVTYHVEHARKLIRRRLNRAGQRPQRRAKQRNEEGIAR, from the coding sequence ATGAGGCCCATCGGGACCGCAGGCGAACTGGAACGCCGCCGTCGCCGAGCCGTCGAACTGATGCAGCAGGGCGAGTCCCCCACCGTCATCGCTCGCATCCTCGGCGTCTGCCGTACCTCGTTGTATCGCCGGCTCGGCATGGCCAAGGACTCCCCCGAGGCCCTGGCCGCCAGGCCGCATCCCGGCCCGACGCCCCGGCCCTCCGACGAGCGGCTCCGGGAGCTCGAGGACTTGCTGCCGCGGGGGGCCAGGGCCCACGGCTGGCCCAACGACCCGTGGAGTGCCCAGCGGGTCGCCGAGGTCATCCGCCGCCGCTTCGGCGTCACCTACCACGTCGAGCACGCCCGCAAGCTCATCCGACGGCGGCTGAACCGGGCCGGCCAGAGGCCGCAGAGGCGGGCCAAGCAGCGCAACGAGGAGGGGATCGCCCGCTGA
- a CDS encoding transposase produces the protein MTGCTAETLLFASLGRKSVVADFRGGRLTTDAGALLLRELERRLGLLDALDRGISDPRLPELIVHEQRALLAQRIVAIACDYEDLNEYTTLRDDPVLLLAAGRPIVQPPFCKFPA, from the coding sequence ATGACAGGCTGTACCGCCGAGACTCTCCTCTTCGCCAGCCTCGGGCGCAAGTCCGTCGTCGCCGACTTCCGCGGCGGCCGGCTCACCACCGACGCCGGCGCCCTGCTGCTCCGCGAGCTCGAACGCCGCCTGGGCCTCCTCGACGCCCTCGATCGGGGAATCTCCGACCCGCGGCTGCCGGAGTTGATCGTCCACGAGCAGCGCGCCCTGCTCGCCCAACGAATCGTCGCCATCGCCTGCGACTATGAGGACCTCAACGAATACACCACCCTCCGCGACGACCCGGTGCTTCTATTGGCGGCCGGGCGGCCGATCGTGCAACCCCCTTTCTGTAAATTCCCGGCCTGA
- a CDS encoding IS256 family transposase, producing the protein MTHQDQPAAIDEVMELLAEHGSDGLAQAIGVLRDELMERERTQALGAAPHRRSEARKGSANGSKPETRHTPMGPIAVRVPQARGLDSYASALERGVRSERASKPAVAERDGPGVSTGKGAAIAERPRGSEVTGSQVSRAAGALDEGPEGWRGRPPGEAPYPIPDARGEEVRLGGSIVSCAVLTAIGIDPGGRRSIPGVGVSMAEAEVHWRGFPASLQARGPHGVEMPAGDAHAGREQALAARLTGVPRRRGQSPPAEDAPAYVPRPSLPPEVAAGPRAVFDAPDRGEAERRLGLAARRCRAVAPKPAEWPEQDVPEGLTILTLPPGRRRRLRTSDMPERLNEEVSRRTQVAGLSPNEGSVLRLVSAVAMGISEGWETGGRRLATGPG; encoded by the coding sequence ATGACCCACCAGGATCAACCTGCCGCCATCGACGAGGTCATGGAACTGCTGGCCGAGCATGGCTCCGACGGCCTGGCCCAGGCCATCGGCGTCCTGCGCGACGAGCTCATGGAGCGGGAGCGGACCCAGGCCCTCGGGGCCGCCCCCCACCGGCGATCCGAGGCACGCAAGGGCTCCGCCAACGGCTCCAAGCCCGAGACGCGGCACACCCCGATGGGGCCGATCGCCGTCCGGGTGCCGCAGGCCCGAGGCCTCGACTCCTATGCCTCGGCGTTGGAGAGGGGCGTCCGCAGCGAGCGGGCGTCGAAGCCGGCCGTCGCCGAGAGGGACGGGCCGGGCGTCTCGACCGGCAAGGGGGCCGCCATCGCCGAGCGGCCCCGCGGGTCGGAGGTCACCGGCAGTCAGGTCAGCCGGGCCGCCGGGGCCCTCGACGAGGGACCGGAGGGGTGGCGGGGCCGCCCGCCGGGGGAGGCGCCGTACCCGATCCCGGATGCCCGCGGCGAGGAGGTCCGCCTCGGCGGCTCGATCGTCTCGTGTGCGGTGCTGACGGCCATCGGCATCGATCCCGGGGGCCGGCGGTCGATCCCCGGGGTCGGCGTCTCGATGGCGGAGGCGGAGGTCCACTGGCGGGGCTTCCCGGCCTCGCTGCAGGCCCGTGGGCCGCACGGGGTCGAGATGCCCGCCGGCGACGCCCACGCCGGCCGGGAGCAGGCCCTGGCCGCCCGGCTGACCGGCGTGCCGCGGCGGCGGGGCCAGTCCCCCCCGGCGGAGGACGCCCCGGCCTACGTGCCGAGGCCGTCGCTGCCGCCGGAGGTCGCCGCCGGCCCGCGGGCGGTCTTCGACGCCCCGGATCGCGGCGAGGCCGAGCGGCGACTGGGCCTGGCGGCGAGGAGGTGCCGGGCCGTGGCCCCGAAGCCGGCCGAGTGGCCGGAGCAGGACGTGCCGGAGGGGCTGACCATCTTGACGCTGCCGCCGGGCCGCCGGCGGCGGCTGCGGACGAGCGACATGCCGGAGCGGCTGAACGAGGAGGTGAGCCGGCGGACGCAGGTGGCGGGGTTGTCCCCGAACGAGGGATCAGTCCTGCGGCTGGTCAGTGCGGTGGCGATGGGGATCAGCGAGGGCTGGGAGACAGGGGGGAGACGTTTGGCGACGGGACCGGGGTGA
- a CDS encoding transposase codes for MHYRAAPEADLPLTSPATLCLLEDRIDRATLVRIAAALVDQFIAAHPEPPEYLILDFDSTDDPVHGHQEGRFVHGD; via the coding sequence ATGCACTATCGGGCGGCCCCCGAGGCCGATTTGCCGCTGACCTCGCCAGCAACCCTCTGCCTGCTGGAGGACCGCATCGACCGCGCCACGCTGGTCCGCATCGCCGCCGCGCTGGTCGACCAGTTCATCGCCGCCCACCCCGAGCCTCCTGAGTACCTGATCCTCGACTTCGACTCCACCGACGATCCGGTCCACGGCCATCAAGAGGGCCGGTTCGTTCATGGGGACTGA
- a CDS encoding glycosyltransferase family 87 protein: MAPYHRRVDILIPLYLALAAAWASATLWLAPDLSLIDAGLMAWALSLALALTLRRWDRRTAARRPPGDRSPGRFSSNSLLLVATAFLAVTVLAGAVHDYALYLRFWAVVRMGGDPWFVEHGYWGAYPPNAYGPLFNALAPLAAVNPLAPKLLFAAAYGAAAVALLKHLADGRRTSPLAVAGLMAWAWGPYAWVEVAIRGHFDVLVGLAAIAAVHARRKDRDLPCAVALAAGTLLKFFPIVLLPFLALDRGRLRVRLLATSAGLIALGLGLSWLVWGPSTFRPLGFAAGRSSSYLSIFRFLRGRYSPLRGPLPDPDLDRLAGPALALGLLGAWVWCRARHPEPESAAVLAALTTLLLSQNGLPQYQMVPLMLASYWVAQDWSRLRRRAALAAALLGYFGWISAFEVAYLLIGDGSTWLEDVVGLPTFALGCVLAAAVVRSEPAVRLTPR; encoded by the coding sequence ATGGCTCCCTACCACCGCCGGGTGGACATCCTGATCCCGCTGTACCTCGCCCTGGCCGCGGCCTGGGCCTCGGCTACCTTGTGGCTCGCCCCGGACCTCTCCCTCATCGACGCCGGGCTGATGGCCTGGGCCCTCAGCCTTGCGCTCGCCCTGACGCTGCGCCGATGGGACCGCCGCACCGCTGCCCGGCGACCGCCCGGGGATCGGTCGCCGGGCCGATTCTCGAGCAACTCCTTGCTCCTCGTCGCGACCGCCTTCCTCGCCGTCACGGTCCTCGCCGGTGCGGTCCACGACTACGCCCTCTACCTCCGGTTCTGGGCGGTCGTCCGCATGGGCGGCGACCCCTGGTTCGTCGAGCACGGCTACTGGGGAGCCTACCCCCCCAACGCCTACGGCCCCCTGTTCAACGCGCTGGCCCCCCTCGCGGCGGTCAACCCCCTGGCCCCCAAGCTGCTCTTCGCCGCCGCCTACGGCGCCGCCGCCGTCGCCCTGCTCAAGCACCTCGCCGACGGACGACGGACGTCGCCGCTCGCGGTCGCGGGGCTGATGGCCTGGGCCTGGGGCCCTTACGCCTGGGTCGAGGTCGCCATCCGCGGCCACTTCGACGTCCTGGTCGGCCTGGCCGCCATCGCCGCCGTGCACGCCCGTCGGAAGGATCGCGACCTGCCCTGCGCCGTCGCACTGGCCGCCGGGACGCTCCTGAAGTTCTTCCCGATCGTGCTGCTTCCCTTCCTCGCCCTCGACCGCGGGCGGCTCCGGGTCCGTCTCCTCGCCACCTCGGCCGGCCTGATCGCCCTGGGCCTGGGGCTCAGCTGGCTGGTCTGGGGTCCGTCGACGTTCCGGCCGCTGGGCTTCGCCGCGGGACGCTCCTCGTCCTACCTGTCGATCTTCCGTTTCCTCCGGGGGCGGTACTCCCCGCTCCGCGGGCCGCTGCCCGATCCGGACCTCGACCGGCTGGCCGGGCCCGCCCTCGCCCTGGGGTTGCTGGGGGCGTGGGTGTGGTGCCGCGCCCGCCACCCCGAGCCGGAGTCGGCCGCCGTCCTGGCCGCCCTGACGACACTGCTGCTCAGCCAGAACGGCTTGCCTCAGTACCAGATGGTGCCGCTGATGCTCGCCTCATACTGGGTCGCCCAGGACTGGAGTCGCCTCCGTCGCCGGGCGGCGCTGGCGGCCGCGCTGCTGGGCTACTTCGGCTGGATCTCCGCCTTCGAGGTGGCGTATCTGCTGATCGGCGACGGCTCGACTTGGCTGGAGGACGTGGTGGGCTTGCCGACGTTCGCCCTGGGATGCGTGCTGGCGGCCGCCGTGGTGCGCTCGGAGCCGGCCGTCCGCCTCACTCCCCGGTGA
- a CDS encoding efflux RND transporter periplasmic adaptor subunit has protein sequence MNPFAYARRRPITTLLLVLGLATAGVLAATMMDVVDVPAIDTARIGPWLDRVSSRALDSVSGVAEAAEPEEQGHHGEHHTIIVTRPKAMDVTITQPYVCQIHSRRHIDVCALESGYLEQILVGEGQVVKEGDLMFKILPTLYQARLDAEMAEAQLAELEYNNTKSLADKKVVSQNEVKLLQAKLSKAQAMVTLAKAELNFTNVVAPFDGIVDRLHQQLGSLIGEGDVLTTLSDNSVMWVYFNVPEAAYLEYMDSRAKDGRDERIELELANGELFSQVGKIGAIEAKFNNETGNIPFRADFPNPDRLLRHGQTGTVLINRVLEGAIVIPQRATFEILDKRYVYVVDDDDHVVDDEGDDDDDEGNEDDGAVHQRLITIEHEKDDIFTVKSGLTETDKIVLEGIREVREGEEIEYEFQEPEEVLGHQKYHAE, from the coding sequence ATGAATCCGTTCGCCTACGCCCGCCGTCGGCCGATCACGACGCTCCTGCTCGTCCTCGGCCTGGCAACGGCCGGCGTCCTGGCCGCCACAATGATGGACGTCGTCGACGTCCCGGCGATCGACACGGCCAGAATCGGCCCCTGGCTCGATCGCGTCAGCAGCAGGGCCCTCGACAGTGTCAGCGGCGTTGCCGAGGCAGCCGAGCCCGAGGAGCAAGGCCACCACGGCGAGCACCACACGATCATCGTGACCAGACCCAAGGCGATGGACGTCACCATCACCCAGCCCTATGTCTGCCAGATCCATTCCAGGCGACATATCGACGTCTGCGCCCTGGAGAGCGGTTATCTTGAGCAAATTCTGGTAGGTGAGGGACAGGTGGTAAAGGAGGGCGATCTTATGTTCAAGATCCTCCCGACCCTCTACCAGGCGAGGCTGGACGCCGAGATGGCCGAGGCCCAGCTCGCGGAGCTGGAGTACAACAACACCAAGAGCCTGGCCGACAAGAAGGTGGTCTCCCAGAACGAGGTGAAGCTGCTCCAGGCCAAGCTGTCCAAGGCCCAGGCCATGGTGACGCTGGCGAAGGCGGAACTGAATTTCACGAACGTCGTCGCCCCGTTCGACGGCATCGTCGATCGCCTGCACCAGCAGTTGGGCAGCCTGATCGGGGAAGGGGATGTCCTCACGACGTTGTCCGACAACAGCGTGATGTGGGTCTACTTCAACGTGCCCGAGGCCGCCTATCTCGAATACATGGACAGCCGCGCGAAGGACGGGCGGGATGAGCGAATCGAGCTTGAGTTGGCCAACGGCGAGCTTTTTTCGCAGGTCGGCAAGATTGGTGCGATCGAGGCCAAGTTCAACAACGAGACCGGGAACATCCCCTTCCGGGCGGACTTCCCCAACCCTGACCGCCTGCTCCGCCACGGCCAAACCGGCACCGTGCTGATCAACCGAGTGCTGGAGGGCGCCATCGTCATCCCGCAGCGGGCGACCTTCGAGATCCTCGATAAGCGTTACGTCTACGTGGTCGACGACGACGACCACGTAGTCGACGACGAGGGCGACGACGACGACGACGAGGGCAATGAAGACGACGGCGCCGTGCACCAGCGCCTGATCACCATCGAGCACGAGAAGGACGATATCTTCACCGTCAAGAGCGGGCTGACCGAGACCGACAAGATCGTCCTCGAGGGGATCCGTGAGGTACGCGAAGGCGAGGAGATCGAATACGAGTTTCAGGAGCCGGAAGAGGTCCTCGGGCACCAGAAGTACCACGCGGAATGA
- a CDS encoding efflux RND transporter permease subunit, translating into MFTKILYRPALAIVISIILLFLGVLGIETLPIAQFPDIAPPTVQVSIAYPGASADVLVDAVLIPLEQSINGVQDMRYMVSSATSAGEAAILIYFEPGTDPNINVVNVQNRVNIMLSRLPPLVVREGILVSQVVPSMLMYVNIYSTDPNADQKDLFNFANVNIMPVLKRIPGMGIPRNLGNRAFAMRVWLKPERMRAYKVSTEDVMEALAEQSVIGSPGRLGQATGRTSQSREYVLTWIGRYNKPEQYANIILKANPEGEILRLKDVADVELGSEFFDIYSDINGHPAASIILKQSPGSNAADVIEQIKTELEQIKQETFPPGMDYEIAYDVSKFVDASIEKVLHTLLEAFILVSLVVFMFLGDLRSTLIPTLAVPVSLVGTFFVLQLFGLSINLITLFAMVLAIGVVVDDAIVVVEAVHAKMAMQHLPPYRATMEVLHEISGAIIAITLVMTAVFVPVTFVPGPVGTFYRQFGITMATSIILSGIVALTLTPVLCAMILKPHSHDDGHENINGHENGEKKSRGLGAILLYAIGGLLVLGGVTYLAYELWGPVGFLFILLPLVRRPFDRAVEIVTTGYAGILRRIVTLRMLTMLVIGGFVAGIVVVNTRLPSGFIPGEDQGIIYAVLQTPPGSTLEYTNAKSHELEAIAKEVQGVTSVTSLAGYEVLTEGRGSNAGTCIINLKNWSDRQQTSRQIIEELEERCRQISNVKLEFFEPPAVPGFGAAGGISVVLLDKTNTSDYTRLGEVTDEFMAALGERDELSNLFTFFAADYPQYELVIDNDVAMQKGVSIGKALDNLNILIGSTYEQGFILFNQFYKVYVQAEPESRRFSADLDNLFVKNETGEMVPYSSFMKIEKKQGLNEITRYNLYPSATIQGAPAPGYSTGQAIKAIQEVADETLPRGYGVGWAGLSYDESRKGNEAIYIFLIVVAFVYLILVGQYESFILPLAVIFSLPIGVFGSFYFLQLVGMSNDVYAQIGLIMLVGLLGKNAILIVEFAVQRRQEGQSLMAAAVEAGKLRFRPILMTSFAFIAGLIPLVVATGAGAIGNRTIGTTGAGGMLMGTLVGVLVIPGLYYLFGKLADGRSLLQDETNEPMSEVFEHPAEGHPGGDQQ; encoded by the coding sequence ATGTTCACGAAAATACTCTACCGGCCTGCGCTCGCCATCGTGATCTCCATCATCCTCCTGTTCCTTGGGGTGCTGGGGATTGAGACCCTTCCAATCGCGCAGTTCCCCGATATCGCGCCGCCGACCGTCCAGGTCTCCATCGCTTATCCGGGTGCGAGTGCGGATGTCCTGGTGGATGCGGTCTTGATCCCGCTGGAACAATCCATCAACGGCGTCCAGGACATGCGGTACATGGTCTCCTCCGCCACCAGTGCGGGCGAGGCGGCGATTCTGATCTACTTCGAGCCGGGGACGGATCCGAACATCAATGTGGTCAACGTGCAAAATCGGGTCAATATTATGCTAAGTCGGCTCCCCCCCCTGGTCGTGCGGGAGGGGATCCTCGTCAGCCAAGTTGTGCCCAGCATGCTGATGTACGTAAACATCTACAGCACGGATCCGAACGCCGATCAGAAGGACCTGTTCAACTTCGCCAACGTCAACATCATGCCCGTGCTCAAGCGAATCCCGGGCATGGGCATCCCCAGAAATCTTGGCAACCGTGCGTTCGCGATGCGCGTCTGGCTGAAACCGGAGCGCATGCGCGCCTATAAAGTATCCACCGAAGACGTCATGGAGGCCTTGGCGGAACAGAGCGTCATCGGATCGCCCGGGCGGCTCGGCCAGGCAACGGGCAGGACGTCTCAATCTCGCGAATACGTCCTGACTTGGATCGGGCGTTACAACAAGCCCGAGCAGTACGCCAACATCATCCTGAAGGCCAATCCCGAGGGAGAGATCCTGCGGCTCAAGGATGTCGCCGACGTCGAATTGGGATCAGAGTTCTTCGATATATATTCGGACATCAACGGTCATCCCGCGGCATCCATCATCCTGAAGCAGTCGCCCGGTTCCAACGCCGCCGACGTCATCGAGCAGATCAAGACCGAACTCGAGCAGATCAAGCAGGAGACGTTCCCTCCCGGAATGGATTACGAGATCGCTTACGATGTTTCTAAATTCGTTGATGCGTCCATCGAAAAAGTGCTCCATACCCTGCTCGAAGCGTTCATCCTGGTGTCGCTGGTCGTCTTCATGTTTCTCGGGGACTTGCGGTCCACCTTGATCCCGACCCTCGCCGTCCCGGTGTCGCTGGTCGGGACCTTCTTCGTCTTGCAGCTGTTCGGTCTATCGATCAACCTGATCACGCTCTTCGCCATGGTCTTGGCGATCGGTGTCGTTGTCGACGACGCGATCGTGGTGGTCGAGGCGGTGCATGCCAAGATGGCGATGCAGCACCTGCCGCCGTACCGTGCGACCATGGAGGTCCTGCACGAGATCTCGGGCGCAATCATTGCCATCACTCTGGTGATGACGGCCGTCTTTGTCCCGGTGACGTTCGTTCCCGGACCCGTCGGCACCTTCTATCGCCAGTTCGGGATCACGATGGCCACGTCCATCATCCTGTCCGGGATCGTGGCCCTGACGCTGACGCCCGTCCTCTGTGCGATGATCCTCAAACCCCACTCCCATGACGACGGCCACGAGAACATTAACGGCCACGAGAACGGCGAGAAGAAGTCGCGCGGGTTGGGCGCCATTCTTCTCTACGCCATCGGCGGCCTGCTGGTCCTGGGAGGGGTCACCTATCTCGCCTACGAACTCTGGGGGCCGGTGGGCTTCCTGTTCATCCTCCTGCCCCTCGTCCGACGCCCCTTCGACCGCGCCGTCGAGATTGTCACGACCGGTTATGCGGGGATCCTGCGGCGCATCGTCACGCTCCGCATGCTGACCATGCTCGTCATCGGGGGTTTTGTCGCAGGCATCGTCGTCGTCAACACGCGGCTTCCTTCTGGATTCATCCCGGGAGAGGACCAGGGCATCATCTACGCCGTCCTCCAGACCCCTCCGGGCTCGACGCTCGAGTACACCAATGCCAAGTCCCACGAGCTAGAGGCGATCGCCAAGGAGGTCCAGGGGGTCACCTCGGTCACCTCGTTGGCAGGCTACGAGGTCCTGACAGAAGGGCGAGGCTCGAACGCGGGGACATGCATCATCAACCTGAAGAACTGGTCCGACCGTCAACAGACCTCACGCCAGATCATCGAGGAACTCGAAGAACGGTGCCGTCAGATCAGCAACGTGAAGCTCGAGTTCTTCGAGCCCCCCGCGGTCCCCGGCTTCGGCGCGGCCGGTGGGATCTCGGTGGTGCTCCTCGACAAGACGAATACGTCCGACTATACGCGGCTCGGAGAAGTGACCGACGAATTCATGGCCGCCTTGGGCGAACGAGATGAGCTGAGCAACCTTTTCACGTTCTTCGCCGCCGACTACCCGCAGTACGAGCTGGTTATCGACAACGACGTGGCCATGCAGAAGGGCGTGTCGATCGGGAAGGCCCTGGATAACCTGAACATCCTCATCGGTAGCACCTACGAGCAGGGCTTCATCCTCTTCAACCAGTTCTACAAGGTCTACGTCCAGGCGGAGCCCGAGTCCAGGAGGTTCTCGGCGGATCTGGACAACCTGTTCGTCAAGAACGAGACCGGCGAAATGGTCCCCTACTCCTCGTTCATGAAGATCGAAAAGAAGCAAGGCTTGAATGAAATCACCCGTTACAACCTCTATCCGTCGGCCACCATCCAGGGTGCTCCGGCTCCCGGCTACAGCACCGGACAGGCCATAAAGGCGATCCAGGAGGTCGCCGACGAGACGCTGCCACGCGGCTACGGCGTCGGTTGGGCCGGCCTGTCCTACGACGAGTCGAGGAAGGGGAACGAGGCAATCTATATCTTCCTCATCGTCGTCGCCTTCGTCTATCTCATACTCGTGGGCCAGTACGAGAGCTTCATCCTGCCGCTGGCCGTGATCTTCTCGCTGCCGATCGGGGTCTTCGGCTCCTTCTACTTCCTGCAGCTTGTGGGCATGTCCAACGACGTCTACGCCCAGATTGGTCTGATCATGCTGGTCGGCCTGCTGGGGAAGAACGCGATCTTGATCGTCGAATTCGCCGTGCAACGGCGGCAGGAGGGCCAGTCGCTCATGGCCGCGGCGGTTGAGGCGGGGAAGTTGCGCTTCCGGCCGATCCTGATGACCTCCTTCGCCTTCATCGCCGGGCTCATCCCGCTGGTGGTTGCCACCGGTGCCGGGGCGATCGGCAACCGCACTATTGGCACCACGGGCGCCGGCGGCATGCTCATGGGCACGCTGGTCGGCGTCCTGGTCATCCCGGGCCTGTACTACCTGTTCGGCAAGCTCGCCGACGGCCGCAGCCTCCTCCAGGACGAGACGAATGAGCCCATGAGCGAGGTCTTCGAGCATCCGGCCGAAGGTCATCCGGGCGGGGATCAGCAGTAG